In one window of Musa acuminata AAA Group cultivar baxijiao chromosome BXJ3-2, Cavendish_Baxijiao_AAA, whole genome shotgun sequence DNA:
- the LOC135631095 gene encoding E3 ubiquitin-protein ligase CCNB1IP1 homolog: MRCNACWRELEGQAVSTTCGHLFCTEDANKIISNDAACPVCDQVLSKSLMRQVDINPGDEWINMVMAGVSPQVLMKSAYRSVMFYNGQKELEMQYKMNKIIGQCRQKCEALHEKFTEKLEQVHTAYQKMAKKCQMMEKEIESLSKDKQELQEKYAEKSRQKRKLDEMYDKLRSEYESVKRSSVQPANFFSRAEPDLFSSMANMMDGRATVGQDRSVFTPETPGQREEIWPSTRQKNSSSSAFDLSGGSPAKTAPGPVDTGTRRQTGSLFGAGVRNPTATLRNLIISPMKRPQLSRNHPHIFT, encoded by the exons ATGAGGTGCAATGCTTGTTGGCGAGAATTGGAAGGGCAAGCTGTATCAACCACCTGTGGCCATCTCTTCT GCACTGAAGACGCAAACAAGATAATCAGCAATGATGCCGCCTGTCCTGTATGCGATCAAGTGCTCTCCAAAAG CCTTATGAGACAAGTGGATATAAATCCTGGCGATGAATGGATAAAT ATGGTAATGGCTGGAGTTTCTCCACAAGTAC TTATGAAGAGTGCATATAGGAGTGTAATGTTTTACAATGGACAAAAGGAACTAGAGATGCAGTACAAAATGAACAAGATTATTGGTCAATGTCGTCAGAAATGTGAGGCCCTGCATGAAAAGTTCACTGAGAAACTAGAGCAAGTTCATACTGCATACCAAAAGATGGCCAAAAAGTGCCAGATGATGGAAAAAGAGATCGAaagcttatcaaaagataagcaaGAACTACAAGAAAAATACGCTGAAAAATCTAG GCAGAAAAGAAAACTTGATGAGATGTATGACAAGTTGAGGAGTGAGTATGAGTCAGTGAAGCGTTCATCAGTCCAACCAGCAAACTTCTTTTCTAGAGCTGAGCCAGACTTATTTTCAAGCATGGCTAACATGATGGATGGTAGAGCTACCGTTGGACAAG ATCGATCGGTTTTCACTCCTGAAACTCCAGGTCAGAGAGAGGAAATATGGCCCTCAACCAGACAGAAGAACTCCAGCTCCAGTGCCTTTGATCTTTCAGGAGGCTCACCAGCAAAAACAGCACCAGGTCCTGTGGATACTGGAACTAGAAGGCAGACAGGGTCTCTCTTTGGAGCTGGTGTGAGGAATCCTACAGCAACTCTTCGGAATCTCATAATCTCACCCATGAAGAGACCCCAATTATCACGCAACCACCCTCATATATTCACGTAA
- the LOC135631143 gene encoding transcription elongation factor 1 homolog: MGKRKSRTKPAPNKRMDKLDAVFCCPFCNHGSSVECRIDMKNLIGEASCRICLESFSTTATALTEPIDIYSEWIDECERVNLEDDGA; encoded by the exons ATGGGGAAGAGGAAGTCGAGAACCAAGCCAGCTCCTAATAAACGAATGGACAAGCTTGATGCTGTCTTCTGCTGCCCATTCTGCAATCATGGAAGTAGCGTAGAGTGTCGCAT TGACATGAAGAACTTGATTGGTGAAGCCTCATGCAGGATTTGTCTAGAAAGCTTTAGCACTACTGCCACTG CACTGACTGAGCCTATTGATAT ATATAGCGAATGGATTGATGAGTGTGAAAGGGTTAATCTTGAAGACGATGGGGCTTGA